The DNA window GTTAGTTTCAGCAAGCTAAAAAGCTGTTCTCTACATTGGACTTCTTGAGCTACTTGCTAGCTACAACGTTACTTAGCTAGTTAACACGCTAGCTTTTGGTTGCACGAATCCACGGGCCATTTCTTGAGTTCTAAAGTAAAATGTGTCACTGTTCAGAGGGCAATACGTTTGTAAATCTGGTTAACGTTATCTGTATGCGTGAAGCTAGTAAATCAATTCATTTGACCACCCAAAAAGATGTCAGCATCGAGCTAAGTTAGCTAACTACAGCCAGTTGAATGTATAACAGGAAACATTCAAACAACAACTTACATTCATTCCCTGACTGTACAATTGTGCAGAAGGCTACTGGCTTTCTGCACAACATGTCGTCGTGTTTAAATTCCACTGCTCATGTCAGGATATGTAACTAGCTAGTAGTGCATGGACTTTACAGCAATTTGTCTTTTTACTGTACATTTAAATTTGTCCTGGGCCTATTCTTTATTCATTTTAGCTAATGACCGTTTTGATTAGGATAGGTATCCCATTTTGGTTATGTGAATAGAGAAGGAGAAATAAGAACAACGTGGCAACATGTGATGTGTCTAAGCTAAGCACACACTAAAGCAGGCTACAGTTAAAGCCTAAGATTACTATCCAGGACATCCCTGAATAGTGTGCATTGAAAGACAATGGATTGTAATTGTCAACAAGAAACCAAAGTGCAAACAGGTGGAAGTAGAAAAGAGAACCGTTCCACTCCAGTTACCGTTTCTTTTGGGTGGAGTTTAGCTGGGAGTACATAGAGCCGAGTGTGTATAGATTAAACACCTCAGTGCACAGCCAATGTAAAGTACTGTGAATTCTGTTGTCGCATAGGCCTAGCCTCTTTCACAGGCTTTCACCAAAGCCTGGGTGCCTAAGGCTACTTTTTGCATAATGCACTAGTCAAATGCTATAAATTCAAGTAGGAAGTGTCAATggaactgaaatattttattctACATGTACAGCATTCAGGAACTCAATTCCTCTAAGTGGCACACCTTCCTTCACATGCAACTATATTTTCTGGAAAATCAACTAAATAATGTAAAGTACCCTAATGCTTTTTTAcatgacaaaaaaaatgaaactGACAAAAATTCTGAAACTCATCCAGAACGTTGTGTCATCATAGGTTGAATGTGAAGCCTGAGAGCCTGGTGCTCTCTACTCAGTAATTTCTCCTGTGGCTGCTGCAAAGGAGAACCAGATGTCATAAACCAAGATTGAAGCCTCCCACATTTTGGGGGATTTAATACCTGTACAACCAATCAGCCATGGGAGTCTGTCCTGCTGTGTCCAGGTACTTCCGGAGGTGGAAGTATATGATACTGTTGCTGCTCTCTGTCTCCGTTTTGGCTTGGATCGCCACTTTTGCCGGCGAAACAGTGAAAGCAATTCAGGATACCCATAGGTCAGCACAGACACTTGAGGATAACGCTGAGGTCCTGAGGGGGGGCATGCAATACTCATGGAAAACAGTGATGCAAGTCCTCTCCAATCCTCTCCCTGACACCCCACCACCAAAAGAAAGCTGTCCTGAGAAATCACCACTGCTTCGTAAGTAGGGCTACACAGTATCCACAGATGTTATTGTAAGCTTAATGCAGGCTTTGCTATGGCATTATCATCAGTAAGTAAGCTATGTTACTGTGTACTTCCTTGGAAAGAACATTATGTGCAGTGTGTCTTCATGTGGAGAGAAGAACATTGGTAATCAAGTGAATACTCTAATGTGCAATGTAGGGATTGTGTAACCACCTGATTTATTACTCATAACCATTGCTAGGCTGAGGCTCATTTGGATTATTTTCACATACTGTAGCCTATGTGGTAACAGTTTGCATGTAGCCTACGTACAATGGCTCCTTGTTGACAGGAAGTGGACAACTGTTGTAATAAGGCTTACACCATATGGGAGGCAGATGGCACAGCGTTAGTGGGTTTTCCATCAACATAAATTCCTGTTTGAAGACGGCTTGTGTTTGTCTGTGGCCCAAacagaatgcacacacacacgtttgtaaTTATCTGTCCAGACCATGCTGTTTTTCAGTTCATGATATTATATTTTAAACTGGTGCCATGTAAATATATTGCAATGGAGTTTCTCCGTAAGACTTTACAATTTAGTTGTCTAGATTTTCATCATGCCTATTATTTTCTGCCTGCAGATGGAGCCCTGAAGCTGACGTTCAAGGACTCTTTAACGCTGAAGGAGGTGGAGAGTGAGAACAGTGGAGTGGCTGAGGGCCAATACCAGCCTCCAGACTGCCTCGCCCAGCAGAGTGTGGCCATCCTCATCCCTCACCGTAACCGGGAGAaacacctcctctacctcctgcATCACCTGCACCCCTTTCTTCAGAGGCAGCAGCTGCACTACGGCATCTACGTCATCCACCAGGTATTACTCTCATATGAAGTTACACTACATTATGTAATTTCCTCAATTATATTTGTATCCGATTTCTGAGCCGATATGGGTTACAAACTTTGAAATTGAAAGAGGTTGATGTTTGTGGTTGATTTGTGTGTTGTGACAGGCTGGAGAGGTGACGTTTAATCGTGCCAAGCTACTTAATGTGGGGTACTTGGAGGCACTCAAGGACTACGATTGGGATTGCTTTGTTTTTCATGACGTGGATCTGGTTCCAGAGAACGACTACAACCTATACAAGTGTGGCCAACAGCCCAAACACTTAGTGGTCGGCAGGAACGCCACAGGATACAAGTAAATATCTTAGCTCTCAACTCACCTTTATGCAAAAGCAGGTAAATGTCTATATGCTCTCTCAACAGCATGTCCGAAGTGATGTGGCAGCTATCACTATAAATGGACTATTCATACCAAATTCACTGTTTAACATTTCAATTTTTACCACCGTTCAATCAAAGTCCTGGGAACAGGTCTGTAATGTAACAGGTCTgtaatttattttttttgctctcGTAGATTGCGATACAAAGGCTACTTTGGAGGGGTGACGGCCATGACGAAGGACCAGTTTCACAAAGTCAACGGATTTTCAAACACTTACTGGGGATGGGGTGGGGAGGATGATGACCTTCGCATCAGGTGAGACCCCTATTACTTTTCACCAtggttagggctgtggtggtcgTGAAATTTTGTCCATCgattattgtcatgcaaaagagtGCCGGTcccacggtaattgaccgttaattagcTGAAACA is part of the Oncorhynchus clarkii lewisi isolate Uvic-CL-2024 chromosome 10, UVic_Ocla_1.0, whole genome shotgun sequence genome and encodes:
- the LOC139418625 gene encoding beta-1,4-galactosyltransferase 4-like, with amino-acid sequence MGVCPAVSRYFRRWKYMILLLLSVSVLAWIATFAGETVKAIQDTHRSAQTLEDNAEVLRGGMQYSWKTVMQVLSNPLPDTPPPKESCPEKSPLLHGALKLTFKDSLTLKEVESENSGVAEGQYQPPDCLAQQSVAILIPHRNREKHLLYLLHHLHPFLQRQQLHYGIYVIHQAGEVTFNRAKLLNVGYLEALKDYDWDCFVFHDVDLVPENDYNLYKCGQQPKHLVVGRNATGYKLRYKGYFGGVTAMTKDQFHKVNGFSNTYWGWGGEDDDLRIRVELQKMKIIRPPPLIARYTMVFHKRDSGNEINKDRMLLLGRTPQVWRTDGLNTCSYSTLSVERPPLYINVTVDIGKPLH